The following are encoded in a window of uncultured Ilyobacter sp. genomic DNA:
- the thrS gene encoding threonine--tRNA ligase yields the protein MMVKITLPSGDIKEFDHAPNMFEVAKSISNSLAKKAIAAKVDGEYVDMKYITDKDAKVELVTPETEEGEEIIRHSAAHLMAQAVIRLFPGTKVAIGPAIENGYYYDFDPKEQFTEEDLVKIEAEMKKIVKEDIKIERIEMSREDAIKHFEELGENYKVEIIKDIAKGEMLSFYKQGDFMDLCRGPHVPSTKYMKAFKLKSLAGAYWRGDSKNKMLQRIYGFAFSDEKRLKDHLNFLEEAEKRDHRKIGKELGLFFMSEYGPGFPFFMPKGMIIRNILIDLWRREHTKAGYQQIMTPIMLNKELWETSGHWFNYRENMYTSEIDDTEFAIKPMNCPGGVLAYKQEMHSYKDLPIRAGELGTVHRHEFSGALHGLMRVRSFTQDDAHIFMTPEQIEEEIIGVIELIDKFYSGLFGFEYNIELSTKPEKAIGSDEIWEKAESALEGAMKKLGKEYKVNPGDGAFYGPKLDFKIKDAIGRTWQCGTIQLDFNLPDRFDINYIGEDGEKHRPVMIHRVVYGSIERFIGILIEHYAGAFPLWIAPTQVKILTINDEVVPYAKEIMAKLQEEEIRAELDSRTETIGYKIREANGKFKIPVQVILGKEEVANREVNVRRFGSKDQESMKLDDFIKMIKEESKIKFYENR from the coding sequence ATTATGGTGAAGATAACACTTCCAAGTGGAGATATCAAAGAATTTGATCACGCACCAAATATGTTTGAAGTTGCCAAAAGCATAAGTAATTCCCTTGCGAAGAAGGCAATTGCAGCCAAGGTAGACGGGGAATATGTGGACATGAAATATATCACAGATAAAGATGCAAAAGTAGAGCTAGTAACACCAGAGACAGAGGAAGGGGAAGAGATAATAAGACACTCTGCAGCCCATCTTATGGCTCAGGCTGTAATAAGGCTATTTCCAGGAACAAAGGTAGCCATCGGACCGGCAATAGAAAACGGATACTATTATGATTTTGATCCTAAAGAGCAGTTTACAGAGGAAGACCTCGTAAAAATCGAAGCTGAAATGAAAAAAATAGTAAAAGAAGATATAAAAATCGAAAGAATCGAAATGTCTAGAGAGGATGCCATAAAGCATTTTGAGGAACTCGGGGAAAATTATAAGGTGGAGATAATAAAAGACATTGCCAAGGGAGAGATGCTTTCTTTCTATAAGCAGGGAGATTTTATGGATCTTTGCAGAGGACCCCATGTACCTTCTACAAAATATATGAAGGCCTTTAAGCTAAAATCCCTAGCAGGAGCATACTGGAGAGGGGACTCTAAAAATAAGATGCTTCAGAGAATCTACGGATTTGCATTTTCCGATGAGAAGAGACTGAAGGACCACCTGAATTTTCTAGAGGAAGCTGAAAAGAGAGACCACAGAAAAATAGGAAAAGAACTTGGCCTGTTTTTCATGAGTGAATATGGTCCGGGATTCCCTTTCTTTATGCCAAAGGGTATGATTATAAGAAACATACTAATAGACTTGTGGAGGAGAGAGCATACTAAGGCGGGATACCAGCAGATAATGACTCCTATCATGCTTAATAAAGAGCTTTGGGAAACATCGGGTCACTGGTTCAACTACAGAGAAAATATGTACACATCTGAGATAGATGATACAGAGTTTGCCATAAAGCCTATGAATTGCCCGGGGGGAGTATTGGCTTATAAACAGGAGATGCATTCATACAAAGACCTTCCAATAAGAGCCGGAGAACTAGGTACAGTTCATAGACACGAGTTCTCAGGAGCACTTCACGGTCTCATGAGAGTAAGATCATTTACACAGGACGATGCCCACATATTCATGACTCCCGAACAGATAGAAGAAGAGATTATAGGGGTAATAGAGCTTATAGACAAGTTTTACAGCGGTCTTTTCGGATTTGAGTATAACATAGAGCTCTCTACAAAACCTGAAAAAGCTATAGGTTCTGATGAGATATGGGAAAAGGCGGAATCGGCACTAGAAGGTGCCATGAAAAAACTTGGGAAAGAATACAAGGTCAATCCTGGAGACGGTGCATTTTACGGTCCGAAGCTAGATTTTAAGATCAAGGATGCAATAGGAAGAACTTGGCAGTGTGGAACGATACAATTAGATTTCAACCTTCCAGACAGATTTGATATAAACTATATCGGAGAGGATGGGGAAAAGCACAGACCTGTAATGATACACAGGGTTGTATACGGGTCCATAGAAAGATTTATAGGGATACTCATAGAGCACTATGCAGGGGCCTTCCCTCTATGGATAGCACCAACACAGGTAAAAATTCTCACAATAAATGATGAGGTAGTGCCATATGCCAAAGAGATAATGGCTAAACTTCAAGAGGAAGAGATAAGGGCAGAGTTAGACAGCAGAACAGAAACTATAGGTTATAAGATAAGAGAGGCCAACGGAAAGTTTAAGATTCCTGTACAGGTAATCCTTGGAAAAGAAGAGGTTGCCAACAGAGAGGTAAATGTAAGAAGATTCGGATCTAAAGATCAGGAATCTATGAAGCTAGATGACTTTATAAAGATGATAAAAGAGGAATCTAAAATCAAATTTTACGAAAATAGATAG
- the hcp gene encoding hydroxylamine reductase, whose product MSMFCYQCQETAKGTGCTVQGVCGKKEKTAKLQDLLIYATKGVAAYSSQLRKAGVSYNKVNYYLLDALFTTITNSNFDDEEIFRTIGVGCELRDELHEELLEKNIEADKKYEDSILAKWEYEYHDQDEEVFEFSEKIGVLRTEDEDVRSLRELIIYGLKGIAAYTEHAYRLGKEKEEIFAFIERALLSTEDDSLTIDDLVKLTLETGEMGVTAMALLDEANTSTYGNPEITKVSLGTRNKPGILISGHDLKDLEMLLEQTKDSGVDVYTHGEMLPGHYYPAFKKYDHFVGNYGGSWWKQLEEFPSFNGPILFTSNCIVPPRKDIEKAIGMIYTTNSAGIDGARHIMDDENGWKNFGEIIEHAKKCDPPVQIEEGEIVGGFAHNQVMALADKVVEAVKSGAIKRFVVMAGCDGRMASREYYTKFAEALPKNTVILTAGCAKYRYNKLDLGDIGGIPRVLDAGQCNDSYSLAVIAMKLQEVFGLKDINELPIVYNIAWYEQKAVIVLLALLHLGVKNIHLGPTLPAFLSPNVAKVLVENFGIAGIKTVDEDMKNFGLK is encoded by the coding sequence ATGTCGATGTTTTGTTATCAGTGTCAAGAAACTGCTAAGGGTACAGGGTGTACAGTCCAAGGTGTGTGCGGCAAAAAGGAAAAAACTGCAAAACTTCAGGATCTTCTTATTTATGCAACCAAGGGTGTAGCTGCATACAGTTCCCAGCTTAGAAAGGCGGGAGTAAGTTATAATAAGGTAAATTATTATCTCTTAGATGCGCTTTTTACAACTATAACCAATTCTAATTTTGATGATGAAGAGATATTTAGGACAATAGGTGTGGGCTGTGAATTGAGAGACGAACTACATGAGGAGCTTTTGGAAAAAAATATTGAAGCCGATAAAAAGTATGAAGATAGCATCCTAGCTAAATGGGAGTATGAGTACCACGATCAAGATGAGGAAGTCTTTGAGTTTTCAGAGAAAATAGGGGTTTTGAGAACAGAGGACGAAGATGTCAGAAGCCTAAGAGAGCTTATTATCTATGGCCTTAAAGGCATAGCTGCCTATACAGAGCACGCCTACAGACTAGGTAAAGAAAAAGAGGAGATATTTGCTTTTATAGAGAGAGCTCTTTTGTCTACAGAGGATGACAGTCTGACAATTGATGATCTTGTGAAACTAACCCTAGAAACTGGAGAGATGGGAGTTACTGCAATGGCTCTATTAGATGAAGCCAACACATCAACCTATGGAAATCCTGAAATTACAAAAGTATCTCTAGGGACGAGAAATAAGCCTGGAATACTAATATCGGGGCATGACTTAAAAGATCTAGAGATGCTTTTGGAACAGACAAAGGACTCTGGAGTGGATGTGTATACTCACGGGGAGATGCTTCCAGGTCACTATTATCCCGCATTTAAAAAATATGATCATTTTGTTGGGAATTACGGTGGATCATGGTGGAAACAGCTAGAGGAATTTCCATCTTTTAATGGGCCGATACTATTTACAAGCAACTGTATAGTTCCCCCTAGAAAAGATATTGAAAAAGCAATAGGGATGATATATACCACTAACTCAGCAGGTATAGATGGAGCAAGGCATATAATGGATGATGAAAATGGATGGAAAAATTTTGGCGAGATTATAGAGCACGCTAAAAAATGTGACCCCCCTGTGCAGATCGAAGAGGGTGAAATTGTTGGTGGATTTGCCCACAACCAGGTGATGGCCCTTGCTGATAAGGTAGTAGAGGCTGTAAAATCAGGAGCAATAAAGAGATTTGTGGTCATGGCAGGGTGCGACGGAAGAATGGCAAGCAGAGAGTACTATACAAAGTTTGCAGAGGCTCTTCCAAAAAATACGGTAATTCTTACAGCGGGCTGTGCTAAATACAGATACAATAAGTTGGATCTTGGTGATATAGGTGGAATTCCTAGAGTATTAGACGCAGGACAGTGTAACGACTCTTATTCTCTTGCAGTGATAGCCATGAAACTCCAAGAGGTCTTTGGACTTAAGGATATAAATGAACTTCCTATAGTTTATAATATAGCCTGGTATGAGCAAAAAGCAGTCATTGTGCTGCTGGCACTTTTACATCTGGGAGTTAAAAATATTCATCTGGGTCCTACCCTTCCGGCTTTTCTCTCTCCAAATGTAGCCAAGGTATTGGTGGAAAACTTTGGAATAGCAGGAATAAAAACAGTGGATGAGGATATGAAGAATTTTGGATTAAAATAA
- a CDS encoding ROK family transcriptional regulator translates to MKKNTNNYPVRGSSISNVLEIVRSEGRVSRIQIAQKLGLTPASISKLTKKLIEKKFIEEERIEKRVNGAGRPQILLKLNSQAGYIIGVYMAPKKIDIILTDLSLKMLVKDSQPIKNMDKKKIMDQLFSMIETTILGVDREKIFGIGVAMNGMVDSENGISIFSPHYDWDNFHIGKEIELKYGFKVLVDNDVRAMALGEMKFGVAEGQNDFVLINIENGIGAGIVIDGKLHRGVNFSAGEIGHLTIDTSMDERCSCGSKGCLEILASNWAIVDRTRARLKEGKKSRYLSGKIENLEIEDICHAVKKGDVLSRTILEETAGYISLGMRHLINLLNPGMIVIVGKLNLCGELFYKELLRLIREDALIDPIKDIRIKPSLLENDAATIGAVTLVLENLFKGTHIVNI, encoded by the coding sequence ATGAAAAAAAATACGAACAACTACCCTGTGAGAGGGAGCAGTATCTCTAATGTACTAGAGATAGTAAGATCTGAAGGAAGAGTGTCTAGGATACAGATAGCCCAGAAACTGGGGCTGACTCCTGCTAGTATATCCAAGTTGACTAAAAAGCTGATTGAAAAAAAATTTATTGAGGAAGAGAGAATAGAAAAAAGAGTGAATGGTGCAGGAAGACCTCAGATACTTTTGAAACTAAATTCCCAGGCGGGGTATATTATAGGGGTATACATGGCTCCTAAGAAAATAGATATAATTTTGACAGATCTTAGTCTAAAGATGCTAGTAAAAGACTCGCAACCTATAAAAAATATGGATAAAAAAAAAATAATGGATCAGCTTTTTTCCATGATAGAAACCACTATTTTGGGGGTTGACAGAGAAAAGATTTTTGGTATCGGAGTGGCAATGAACGGGATGGTGGATTCAGAAAATGGGATCTCAATATTCTCGCCGCACTATGACTGGGATAATTTTCATATTGGAAAAGAGATAGAGTTAAAATATGGCTTTAAGGTACTTGTAGACAATGATGTAAGAGCTATGGCCCTAGGTGAGATGAAATTTGGAGTGGCAGAGGGTCAAAATGACTTTGTGCTTATAAACATAGAAAACGGTATAGGGGCGGGTATAGTAATAGACGGAAAGCTTCACAGGGGTGTAAACTTTAGTGCAGGAGAGATAGGACACCTGACTATAGACACCAGTATGGATGAAAGATGCTCGTGTGGAAGCAAGGGGTGTCTCGAAATCTTGGCATCGAACTGGGCTATCGTAGACAGAACAAGAGCGAGATTGAAAGAGGGGAAAAAATCTAGATATCTTTCTGGCAAAATTGAGAACTTGGAGATAGAAGATATATGTCATGCTGTAAAAAAGGGTGATGTTCTGTCAAGAACGATTTTGGAAGAAACCGCAGGTTATATCTCATTGGGAATGAGGCATCTTATAAATCTACTCAATCCTGGAATGATAGTCATTGTGGGAAAACTTAACCTTTGTGGGGAGCTTTTTTATAAGGAACTGCTTAGGCTAATAAGAGAAGACGCACTGATAGATCCTATAAAAGACATAAGAATAAAGCCGTCCCTTCTTGAAAATGACGCAGCAACCATTGGTGCAGTGACCCTTGTTCTTGAAAATTTATTTAAGGGAACACACATTGTTAATATATAA
- a CDS encoding galactokinase has product MEKLRDEFMDVFGNGDIKPREFFAPGRVNLIGEHTDYNGGSVFPCALSFGTYAVARMREDKKIKFYSKNFEKLGIIECDLENLVYDESQDWANYPKGVVKIFKDHGFEINSGFEILFYGEIPNGAGLSSSASIELATSVVLKGLFQLDVGMIEMVKMSQEAENKFVGVNCGIMDQFAIGMGKKAKAVLLDCNTLKYEYAPVELGEASIVIANTNSRRGLADSKYNERRSECERALAQLQKKLNVKTLGEISIEEFEANKNIIENETDRKRAKHAVYENQRTLMAFESLKAGDIKKFGELMNESHISLRDDYEVTGGALDTLVELAWKAEGTIGSRMTGAGFGGCTVSIVKNENIEEFIKNVGAEYKGKIGLTAEFYIADIGDGARELI; this is encoded by the coding sequence GTGGAAAAATTGAGAGATGAGTTCATGGATGTTTTTGGAAATGGTGATATAAAGCCGAGGGAGTTTTTTGCTCCTGGAAGGGTTAATCTTATAGGGGAACATACAGATTATAATGGGGGCAGTGTTTTTCCTTGTGCCCTGAGTTTTGGTACTTATGCAGTGGCTAGGATGAGAGAGGACAAGAAAATAAAATTTTATTCAAAAAACTTTGAAAAACTTGGAATAATAGAGTGCGACCTTGAAAACCTTGTCTATGATGAGTCTCAGGACTGGGCAAATTATCCCAAAGGGGTAGTGAAGATATTTAAAGATCACGGATTTGAAATCAATAGCGGGTTTGAAATACTCTTCTATGGTGAGATACCAAACGGAGCAGGACTTTCGTCATCAGCCTCTATAGAGCTTGCAACTTCAGTGGTGTTAAAGGGTCTTTTCCAGCTGGATGTGGGTATGATAGAGATGGTTAAAATGAGCCAAGAGGCGGAGAATAAATTTGTAGGGGTAAACTGCGGAATAATGGACCAATTTGCAATAGGTATGGGTAAAAAAGCCAAGGCTGTCCTACTAGACTGCAATACTCTGAAATATGAGTATGCTCCGGTAGAACTAGGAGAGGCCTCTATAGTGATAGCAAATACAAACAGCAGAAGAGGGTTGGCAGATTCTAAATATAATGAGAGAAGGAGTGAGTGCGAGAGAGCATTGGCTCAGCTTCAAAAGAAACTCAATGTAAAAACTCTAGGGGAGATAAGTATAGAGGAGTTTGAGGCAAACAAAAATATCATAGAAAATGAAACAGACAGAAAAAGGGCCAAGCATGCAGTTTATGAAAACCAGAGGACACTCATGGCATTTGAGAGCCTAAAAGCTGGAGATATAAAAAAATTCGGGGAACTGATGAATGAGTCCCATATATCTCTCAGAGATGACTACGAGGTGACAGGTGGTGCATTAGACACCCTTGTGGAACTGGCTTGGAAAGCAGAAGGAACCATAGGTTCTAGAATGACAGGAGCAGGATTTGGAGGGTGTACAGTAAGTATAGTCAAAAATGAAAATATAGAAGAATTTATAAAAAATGTCGGAGCTGAATACAAGGGAAAAATTGGACTGACAGCCGAGTTTTATATAGCTGATATAGGAGACGGAGCAAGGGAGCTGATTTAA
- the galE gene encoding UDP-glucose 4-epimerase GalE: MAVLVCGGAGYIGSHAVARLIEKGEDVIVLDNLYTGHKDAVPAGVKLCIGDLSDEKFMDKVFEENEIDSVMHFAAYSLVGESVEKPLKYYENNVYGSLCLLKTMEKFGVKNIVFSSTAATYGEPENIPILETDKTEPTNPYGESKLAVEKMLKWSEKAYGINYIVLRYFNVAGAHDSGTIGEDHSPETHLIPLVLQVALGKREKIFMYGEDYDTHDGTCIRDYIHVMDLVDAHILAIEKLKNDRESSIYNLGNGNGFTVKEVIETSRKVTGHPIPAEVAPRRAGDPAKLVASSEKAMMELGWKPQHDSMEKIIESAWKWHKNNPEGYKN, encoded by the coding sequence ATGGCAGTATTAGTTTGTGGAGGAGCAGGGTATATAGGAAGTCATGCAGTTGCTAGACTTATAGAAAAAGGGGAAGATGTAATAGTCTTAGATAATTTGTATACAGGGCACAAAGATGCCGTACCAGCAGGTGTAAAGCTCTGTATAGGGGATCTTTCGGATGAAAAATTTATGGATAAGGTTTTTGAAGAAAATGAAATCGATTCTGTAATGCACTTTGCAGCCTATTCCCTGGTGGGAGAGAGTGTTGAGAAACCTTTGAAATATTATGAAAACAATGTTTACGGAAGCCTGTGTCTTCTGAAAACTATGGAAAAGTTTGGAGTGAAAAATATAGTCTTTTCGTCTACTGCGGCCACCTATGGAGAGCCTGAAAATATACCAATACTGGAAACAGATAAGACTGAGCCTACAAATCCTTACGGAGAGAGTAAGCTTGCAGTGGAAAAAATGCTTAAGTGGAGCGAAAAGGCTTATGGAATAAATTATATTGTTCTTAGATACTTTAATGTTGCAGGCGCTCATGACTCTGGAACTATAGGGGAAGACCACAGCCCTGAGACTCATTTGATCCCTCTGGTACTGCAGGTGGCTCTGGGAAAAAGAGAAAAAATATTCATGTATGGAGAGGACTATGATACGCATGACGGTACTTGTATAAGGGATTATATTCATGTGATGGACCTTGTGGATGCCCATATTCTAGCCATAGAAAAGCTGAAAAATGATAGGGAAAGCAGCATCTATAATCTCGGAAATGGAAATGGATTCACTGTAAAAGAGGTAATAGAGACAAGCAGAAAGGTGACAGGTCACCCTATTCCTGCAGAGGTTGCCCCTAGAAGAGCTGGAGACCCTGCAAAACTTGTGGCTAGTTCGGAAAAGGCAATGATGGAGCTTGGTTGGAAACCTCAGCATGACAGCATGGAAAAAATAATAGAATCTGCCTGGAAATGGCATAAAAATAATCCAGAGGGGTATAAAAATTAA
- the galT gene encoding UDP-glucose--hexose-1-phosphate uridylyltransferase, which translates to MNINVQIERLINYGLKKGLLGKWDILVARNAILDVLGLSEFEAVIAKDEELDTPTEILNKMLDWAYEKGLLEENTVTYRELLDTKIMGCLMPRQSEVVDKFYSLAEKEGIKASTDYYYKMSKASNYIRTESVAKNLHWYAYTEYGDLEITINLSKPEKDPKAIAAARNMKQSSYPKCLLCKENAGYAGRINHPARQTHRIIPLELRNEQWYLQYSPYVYYNEHSIIFSGEHVPMKISKKSFDMLLEFTEKFPHYFIGSNADLPIVGGSILTHDHFQGGNYEFAMAKAPVETKVNFEKYPEVEAGIVKWPMSVLRIKSKDRAELSKLGEEILEKWRAYTDESLDIFAETDEPHNTVTPIARRRGEFFELDLVLRNNRTSEEHPLGIFHPHSEVHNIKKENIGLIEVMGLAVLPGRLKEELKTLGEALLKKNYIGEIEKDEEIVKHLYWAKIIKDKYSELDKSNVNEVLKKEVALVFSKVLEDAGVYKRDEKGKNGFLKFLRSINR; encoded by the coding sequence ATGAATATAAATGTTCAGATAGAAAGACTTATAAATTATGGTCTTAAAAAGGGCCTTCTGGGAAAATGGGATATTCTTGTGGCTAGAAATGCAATTTTGGATGTGTTGGGCTTAAGTGAATTTGAAGCGGTAATCGCAAAAGATGAGGAACTGGATACCCCTACTGAAATTTTGAACAAAATGCTGGATTGGGCCTATGAAAAAGGGCTGCTAGAAGAAAATACTGTTACTTACAGGGAGCTTCTCGATACCAAAATAATGGGCTGCCTTATGCCTAGACAGTCAGAAGTCGTGGATAAATTTTATAGTCTGGCTGAAAAAGAGGGGATAAAAGCCTCTACCGATTATTATTATAAAATGTCTAAGGCTTCTAACTACATAAGAACAGAGAGTGTGGCAAAGAACCTGCACTGGTATGCCTATACAGAGTACGGAGACCTCGAAATTACAATAAATTTGTCAAAACCTGAAAAAGACCCCAAAGCCATAGCTGCAGCCAGAAATATGAAGCAGAGTTCATATCCTAAGTGTCTGCTGTGCAAGGAAAATGCGGGCTATGCAGGGAGAATAAACCATCCGGCAAGACAGACCCACAGAATAATACCACTAGAGCTTAGGAATGAACAGTGGTACCTTCAGTACTCACCTTATGTCTACTATAATGAGCACAGTATAATATTTTCAGGTGAGCACGTTCCCATGAAGATATCTAAAAAAAGTTTTGACATGCTCCTTGAGTTTACAGAGAAATTTCCTCATTATTTCATAGGTTCTAATGCAGACCTGCCAATAGTAGGAGGATCGATACTGACACATGACCACTTTCAAGGTGGAAACTATGAATTTGCAATGGCAAAGGCACCTGTGGAAACCAAGGTGAATTTTGAAAAATATCCTGAGGTAGAAGCTGGGATAGTTAAATGGCCTATGTCAGTGCTGAGGATAAAATCAAAAGACCGAGCTGAACTGTCGAAGCTAGGAGAAGAGATCCTGGAAAAATGGAGGGCTTATACAGATGAGAGTCTCGATATTTTTGCAGAGACAGACGAACCTCATAACACTGTAACACCAATAGCCAGAAGAAGGGGAGAATTCTTTGAATTAGACCTTGTCTTAAGAAACAACAGGACAAGTGAGGAGCATCCTCTCGGGATATTCCACCCTCACAGCGAAGTTCATAATATTAAAAAGGAAAATATAGGACTTATAGAGGTAATGGGGCTAGCAGTTCTTCCTGGAAGGCTGAAGGAGGAGTTGAAGACTCTCGGGGAAGCTCTCCTAAAGAAAAATTATATAGGGGAGATAGAAAAAGATGAAGAAATAGTAAAACATCTTTATTGGGCAAAAATTATAAAAGATAAATATTCTGAATTGGACAAAAGCAACGTAAATGAGGTACTTAAAAAAGAGGTTGCCCTTGTATTTTCAAAAGTTTTAGAAGATGCAGGTGTCTATAAAAGAGATGAGAAAGGAAAAAATGGCTTCTTAAAATTTTTACGTAGCATAAATAGATAA
- the hrcA gene encoding heat-inducible transcriptional repressor HrcA — protein sequence MAISDREKLVLGVIIDYYLTFGDTIGSRTLVKKYNIELSSATIRNVMADLEDMGYISKTHTSSGRIPTDKGYRFYLNELLKIEKISKEERKKIDMAYELRVSELEDILKQTSTLLSKLTSYAGIVVEPDIKREGIKKVELVHIDDYLIMAVIVMDNMAVRTKKISLEHGLSRVELATLSKELNEKLRKGELKSYEVEEFILERDNPVLSNLENEVFQDIEGKFYMNNASSIFQNKSVEEARETLELFNKKKGMKEIFEILVKTRKHDYGDVNVVFGDELNIKGLEDFSFVYSVYKMGESQGVIGVIGPRRMAYSKTMGLVKYVTKEVNKVIEEIEHKKER from the coding sequence ATGGCTATTTCAGACAGAGAAAAACTAGTGCTTGGAGTCATAATTGATTATTACTTAACCTTTGGAGATACCATAGGATCGAGAACCCTAGTAAAAAAATACAATATCGAGCTGTCTTCAGCAACTATAAGAAATGTAATGGCAGATCTTGAGGATATGGGATATATCTCTAAGACGCATACATCTTCAGGTAGGATTCCCACTGATAAGGGATATAGATTTTATCTCAATGAATTGCTGAAAATAGAAAAAATATCCAAAGAGGAAAGAAAAAAAATCGATATGGCTTACGAGCTGAGAGTGAGTGAACTCGAGGATATTCTAAAGCAAACCTCAACTCTTCTCTCAAAACTCACCTCCTATGCTGGGATAGTGGTAGAGCCGGATATAAAAAGAGAAGGAATAAAAAAAGTAGAGCTGGTTCATATAGACGACTATCTGATAATGGCGGTCATTGTAATGGACAATATGGCAGTAAGAACCAAAAAAATATCCCTCGAACATGGACTAAGCCGTGTGGAGTTGGCTACATTATCAAAGGAACTCAATGAAAAACTGAGAAAGGGTGAGCTGAAAAGCTACGAAGTAGAGGAGTTTATCCTCGAAAGGGACAATCCGGTACTGAGCAATCTAGAAAATGAAGTTTTCCAGGATATAGAGGGGAAATTTTATATGAATAATGCCTCGAGCATATTTCAAAATAAAAGCGTTGAAGAGGCCAGAGAGACTCTTGAACTTTTTAATAAGAAAAAGGGCATGAAAGAGATTTTTGAAATTCTGGTAAAAACTAGAAAACATGATTACGGTGACGTAAATGTTGTTTTCGGAGATGAATTAAACATAAAAGGACTAGAGGACTTTAGTTTTGTATATTCAGTCTATAAGATGGGTGAATCCCAGGGAGTTATAGGGGTTATTGGTCCTAGGAGGATGGCTTATTCTAAAACTATGGGACTGGTGAAGTACGTGACTAAAGAGGTGAATAAAGTTATAGAAGAAATTGAGCATAAAAAGGAGAGATAA
- the grpE gene encoding nucleotide exchange factor GrpE, with the protein MAEKMKKKSDEILDEIEKEGKNEADSNDEIVMEAEEVTGETLTDKIDKIEAEVEEWKQAYLRKQADFQNFTKRKEKEAEELRKYASEKVMTKVIEAVDNLERGVAASSETKDFDSLVKGVEMTLSQMHGIMNAEGVEAIETEGHKFDPHLHMAVIAEDSPEHENDDIIQELQKGYKLKGKVIRPSMVKVCKK; encoded by the coding sequence ATGGCGGAAAAAATGAAGAAAAAATCTGATGAAATTTTAGATGAAATTGAAAAAGAGGGGAAAAATGAAGCAGACTCTAACGATGAAATAGTAATGGAGGCAGAAGAGGTAACTGGTGAAACTCTGACTGATAAAATAGACAAAATAGAAGCAGAGGTAGAGGAGTGGAAGCAGGCCTACCTTAGAAAACAAGCTGATTTCCAAAACTTTACAAAGAGAAAAGAGAAGGAAGCAGAAGAGCTCAGAAAGTATGCTTCTGAGAAGGTAATGACAAAGGTAATAGAAGCTGTAGACAACCTAGAAAGAGGAGTGGCTGCCTCATCTGAAACAAAGGACTTTGACTCCCTTGTAAAGGGAGTGGAGATGACACTAAGTCAGATGCACGGTATAATGAATGCAGAAGGTGTAGAGGCAATAGAAACAGAAGGCCATAAATTTGACCCACATCTGCATATGGCAGTAATTGCCGAAGACAGTCCTGAACATGAAAATGATGATATAATACAGGAGCTTCAGAAAGGATATAAGTTAAAAGGAAAAGTAATCAGACCTTCTATGGTCAAGGTATGTAAAAAATAG